The following proteins are co-located in the Gammaproteobacteria bacterium genome:
- a CDS encoding tetratricopeptide repeat protein codes for MTIIKIMRTEKAQAASKSSIRNILQAAAIHQQAGRLPQAEVLYQQVLQLEPDNADVLHSLGMVAGQSGRNERALDFINKAIAIRPAEAAYHNSMGIICNELGRLDEAVASYRKAIELKPDYAGAYYNMGNALRTQKKLEDAVACYRKAILFRPDHVSAYNNLGNVQQEQGKLDEAITTLRKALLLMPEQPGTHFNLGSALQARGALDAAIENYRHALALNPTYAEAHFNLGLVRKIQGNIEEAVSSYRQALAIKPDYVAAHNNLGMALKDQGKLDEAIASYRRALAIRPDYIDAYNNLLFVYSYNSMLAPSEYLVRARGWELACVSEQERREARSRKFERLPLSGRRLRVGYVSGDFRHHAVSNFIERLCMHHDRERVELFAYSTNARRDAVTDRLQALVDHWIPVAGMSAAAIRERIEADGIDVLVDLSGHTGHNRMGVFALRAAPVQMHYLGYCASTGLSEMDYFIGDEILTPPEMDSHFSERVWRLPRICVSYAGKADAPVADWHPAQDGTLWVGSFNSLNKLTPATLLLWSRVLHALPEGKLLLKAKELADAGNCQRILEVMAGHGISASRIELQSSNITPGWKEHMAYYDRLDVALDPVGAMGGETTTCDALWMGVPVIVLEGDRRASRMSTSMLNAIGHPEWVAKTEVEYIDKTIALARNVALCKALRTNQRARMSASPLCDAQGLATCLEDAYIAMIERWQNTQQS; via the coding sequence ATGACGATTATAAAAATCATGCGAACTGAAAAAGCTCAGGCGGCAAGCAAGTCCTCAATCCGGAATATTCTGCAGGCTGCTGCCATTCACCAACAGGCTGGGCGTCTGCCTCAAGCGGAAGTGCTGTATCAGCAGGTGCTCCAGTTGGAACCAGATAATGCCGATGTGTTGCATAGTCTGGGAATGGTTGCGGGGCAATCGGGCAGGAATGAAAGGGCTCTTGATTTCATTAATAAGGCTATTGCCATCAGGCCTGCGGAAGCGGCCTATCACAACAGCATGGGCATAATCTGCAACGAGCTGGGCAGGCTGGATGAGGCGGTCGCCAGCTACCGCAAAGCGATTGAGCTCAAGCCGGATTATGCCGGCGCTTATTACAATATGGGGAACGCCCTGCGGACACAAAAGAAGCTGGAAGATGCGGTCGCCTGTTATCGCAAAGCGATCCTTTTCAGGCCGGATCATGTGAGCGCATATAACAACTTGGGTAATGTGCAACAGGAGCAAGGCAAGCTGGATGAGGCGATCACAACCCTGCGCAAAGCACTCCTGCTTATGCCTGAGCAGCCGGGGACGCACTTTAATTTGGGAAGCGCACTTCAGGCGCGAGGTGCGCTGGATGCTGCAATCGAAAATTATCGCCATGCGCTTGCGCTCAATCCGACATACGCGGAGGCGCACTTCAACCTGGGACTTGTACGCAAGATACAGGGTAATATCGAAGAGGCAGTTTCAAGCTATCGTCAGGCGCTGGCTATCAAGCCGGATTATGTCGCGGCGCATAATAATCTGGGCATGGCGCTCAAAGACCAGGGTAAGCTGGACGAAGCGATAGCCAGTTATCGGCGAGCGCTCGCGATCAGGCCGGACTATATCGATGCCTATAACAACCTTCTGTTTGTCTACAGTTACAACTCCATGCTTGCTCCGTCAGAATATCTGGTTCGCGCCCGAGGTTGGGAGCTGGCTTGCGTGTCGGAACAGGAGAGGCGCGAGGCACGGAGCAGGAAGTTTGAACGTCTGCCGCTTAGCGGAAGGCGGCTGCGCGTGGGTTATGTCTCGGGAGATTTTCGTCATCACGCGGTGAGCAATTTTATCGAGCGGCTCTGCATGCATCATGACCGTGAACGAGTAGAGTTATTTGCCTACTCGACCAATGCGCGACGGGATGCGGTAACCGACCGACTGCAGGCGCTAGTGGATCACTGGATTCCCGTTGCCGGAATGTCTGCTGCCGCAATCCGCGAGCGCATCGAGGCGGATGGCATAGACGTGCTTGTTGATTTGTCAGGGCACACGGGCCACAACCGCATGGGGGTGTTTGCGCTTCGTGCCGCGCCAGTGCAAATGCATTACCTGGGCTACTGCGCGAGTACGGGTCTGAGCGAGATGGATTACTTTATCGGGGATGAGATTCTGACGCCGCCGGAAATGGACAGCCATTTCAGCGAACGAGTCTGGAGGTTGCCGCGAATATGTGTGAGCTATGCAGGCAAGGCGGATGCTCCCGTTGCCGATTGGCATCCGGCGCAAGACGGAACGTTATGGGTGGGTAGCTTCAACAGCCTGAACAAGTTGACGCCCGCGACCTTGTTACTTTGGTCCAGGGTGCTGCATGCCCTGCCCGAAGGGAAGCTGTTGTTGAAGGCCAAGGAATTGGCCGATGCGGGCAACTGCCAGCGCATTCTGGAAGTCATGGCTGGGCACGGTATTTCTGCCAGCCGCATCGAGCTCCAATCCAGCAATATCACCCCCGGCTGGAAAGAGCACATGGCCTACTATGACCGCCTGGACGTAGCGCTGGATCCGGTCGGCGCCATGGGCGGCGAGACGACAACCTGCGATGCGCTATGGATGGGAGTGCCGGTAATCGTGCTGGAGGGAGATCGCAGAGCCTCGCGCATGTCGACTTCGATGCTCAACGCAATCGGGCATCCGGAGTGGGTGGCAAAAACCGAGGTGGAATATATTGATAAAACCATTGCTCTTGCGCGCAATGTAGCGTTGTGCAAGGCGTTGAGGACAAACCAGCGCGCACGCATGTCCGCGAGCCCGTTGTGCGATGCGCAAGGCCTGGCTACTTGTCTGGAAGACGCCTATATCGCGATGATCGAACGGTGGCAAAACACACAGCAGTCATGA
- a CDS encoding class I SAM-dependent methyltransferase codes for MAGTLSVSGDKTSYPKLDSDAYARSQHPDDFWGQIRRTVQGKPVTDDQIALIVGAIQRELELDSGGVLLDLACGNGALAHLFLDSCAEYLGVDISEYLISVAKKNFEVAPKAIFAVHDVLEYVRQEARPERFTKALCYGSFSYFPAAEETLRLLFERFCNVQQLFIGNLPDKSMAGKFYLNRTPGPEELADPCSQIGIWRSRDEFTALAEAAGWRVRFSVMPPEFYAAHYRYDALLSRPANGR; via the coding sequence ATGGCAGGAACCCTTTCCGTGAGCGGCGATAAAACGTCTTATCCCAAGCTCGACTCAGACGCGTATGCGAGATCACAGCACCCCGACGATTTCTGGGGGCAGATACGGCGCACGGTGCAAGGCAAGCCCGTGACGGACGACCAGATAGCACTGATAGTCGGAGCGATACAAAGAGAGCTTGAGCTGGATTCCGGCGGCGTTCTGCTTGATCTGGCGTGCGGCAATGGAGCGCTTGCCCACCTGTTTCTTGATTCCTGTGCCGAGTATCTGGGCGTTGATATTTCCGAATACCTGATTTCGGTTGCAAAGAAGAATTTCGAGGTCGCTCCCAAAGCCATATTCGCAGTCCACGATGTGCTGGAATATGTGCGTCAGGAAGCGAGGCCCGAGCGTTTCACCAAGGCACTGTGTTATGGCAGCTTCTCCTATTTCCCGGCTGCGGAAGAAACGCTGCGCCTGTTGTTCGAGAGATTCTGCAATGTTCAACAACTGTTCATAGGCAATTTGCCCGACAAGAGCATGGCCGGGAAATTCTATCTGAATCGGACGCCTGGTCCGGAAGAGTTGGCCGACCCCTGTTCGCAGATCGGGATATGGCGGTCGCGGGATGAGTTCACAGCGCTGGCTGAGGCGGCGGGATGGCGGGTACGGTTTTCGGTCATGCCCCCCGAATTTTACGCGGCACACTATCGCTATGACGCACTGCTTAGCCGGCCGGCGAACGGAAGATGA
- a CDS encoding tetratricopeptide repeat protein produces the protein MNKPERNAPCPCGSGKKYQECCLTKDSAAHAASRWGSMSQPYQTGHYKLTPGTAHVAAATRPSAPGATTSGSFKQPMRELGNADAQYNLGNKLLIAGRLDEAISSYRKAISMHPNFAKAHCNLGLALKAQDNLDGAIASYRAAIALEPNFALAHYNLGNALQVTGNVQEAIASYGKALSLKPDYVDAYTNLLFNYAYHALLSPQEYLALARGWERACVPEMARQAAQGKRFGRAPLAGRLLKIGYVSGDFREHAVSYFVEQLFTHHDRSRVEVHAYSIYGQRDAVTDRLQALVEHWIPVEGSTDAAFMSRIESDEIDVLVDLSGHTGPNRMTVFARRAAPVQAHYLGYCASTGVSEMDYWIGDEILTPPQTDSHFSERVWRLPRVWVSYDGKKEAPVSGWGSDPDGTVWVGSFNNLGKLTPATFALWARVLHALPEGRLLLKTRELADAGNRQRVLDVMAGHGIPASRIELQSRNVTPGWKEHMAYYDRLDIALDPIGAMGGGTTTCDALWMGVPVIALEGDRMASRMTAAMLNAIGHLEWVAGSDEEYVGKVVALARDVALRKILRPAQRERMSASPLCDAKGLAACLEDAYIEMYGQWQIDQGRQS, from the coding sequence ATGAACAAGCCTGAACGCAACGCTCCCTGCCCTTGTGGCAGCGGAAAAAAATATCAGGAGTGCTGCCTGACTAAAGATAGTGCCGCACACGCTGCAAGCCGCTGGGGTTCGATGTCTCAGCCATACCAGACGGGGCACTATAAGCTCACGCCCGGAACTGCACATGTTGCCGCAGCCACACGTCCCAGTGCGCCGGGTGCAACAACGAGTGGCAGCTTCAAACAGCCGATGCGCGAGCTAGGCAATGCCGATGCACAATACAATCTGGGAAACAAATTACTAATCGCCGGCAGGCTGGATGAAGCTATTTCCAGTTACCGCAAGGCGATTTCAATGCACCCGAATTTTGCCAAGGCGCACTGCAATCTGGGGCTTGCGCTCAAGGCGCAGGATAATCTGGATGGCGCCATTGCCAGCTATCGCGCAGCGATTGCGTTGGAGCCGAATTTTGCCCTGGCGCATTACAACCTGGGGAATGCGCTTCAGGTAACAGGAAATGTGCAGGAAGCGATAGCAAGCTATGGCAAGGCGCTGTCCCTCAAGCCGGATTATGTCGATGCATACACTAATTTGTTATTTAACTATGCTTACCACGCCCTGTTGTCTCCGCAGGAGTATCTTGCCCTGGCGCGAGGCTGGGAACGGGCTTGCGTTCCCGAGATGGCGCGACAGGCAGCTCAAGGCAAGAGATTTGGGCGCGCGCCGCTTGCCGGGCGCCTGCTGAAAATAGGTTATGTCTCCGGAGATTTCCGCGAACACGCGGTGAGCTATTTTGTGGAGCAGCTATTTACCCATCATGATCGATCCAGGGTGGAAGTGCATGCCTATTCAATCTATGGCCAGCGCGATGCCGTTACTGACCGTCTGCAAGCCTTGGTGGAACATTGGATTCCTGTCGAAGGCAGCACGGATGCAGCATTCATGAGTCGCATCGAGTCGGATGAGATAGATGTGCTTGTGGACCTTTCCGGACACACCGGCCCCAATCGCATGACCGTGTTCGCCCGCCGCGCAGCACCGGTGCAGGCGCATTATCTGGGCTATTGCGCGAGCACGGGTGTGAGCGAGATGGATTACTGGATCGGGGATGAGATCCTGACGCCACCGCAGACGGACAGCCACTTCAGCGAACGGGTCTGGAGGTTGCCAAGGGTATGGGTAAGTTACGACGGCAAGAAGGAAGCGCCGGTTTCAGGTTGGGGCTCCGATCCTGATGGCACGGTGTGGGTGGGAAGCTTTAACAATCTGGGGAAATTGACGCCAGCCACTTTTGCACTTTGGGCCAGAGTGTTGCATGCGTTGCCCGAAGGGAGGCTGCTGCTGAAGACCAGGGAGTTGGCCGATGCGGGCAACCGGCAGCGCGTTCTGGATGTCATGGCTGGACATGGTATTCCAGCCAGCCGTATTGAGCTTCAATCGCGCAATGTCACACCCGGCTGGAAGGAGCACATGGCGTATTACGACAGGCTGGACATCGCGCTGGATCCGATCGGGGCCATGGGAGGCGGCACCACGACTTGCGATGCACTGTGGATGGGTGTGCCGGTTATTGCGCTGGAAGGCGATCGCATGGCATCGCGCATGACGGCTGCGATGCTGAATGCGATTGGGCATTTGGAATGGGTTGCTGGTTCCGATGAGGAATATGTGGGCAAGGTGGTTGCTTTGGCCCGTGATGTTGCACTACGCAAGATACTGCGCCCGGCACAGCGCGAACGCATGTCCGCGAGTCCGTTGTGCGACGCAAAAGGTTTGGCTGCCTGTCTGGAGGATGCTTACATCGAGATGTACGGACAATGGCAAATCGATCAAGGCCGGCAGTCATGA
- a CDS encoding WbqC family protein: MKLAVMQPYFFPYIGYWQLLHAADTFVLLDDVQYIQGGWINRNRILKLGGGWRYISVPLKKHSANEPIKNIHAHGNDWKLPILRQLEHYGHKNRAPHYREVKELLQEIFSRIGNEESIVKINESIVHEVCQYLGVTTRVLTSSSQNLDYANVHDAGEWSLRIAEQMRAREYINPIGGKGLFDPGKYQASNVKLSFLKSDAINYAQGGEFEPSLSIVDVLMFNGAAGTRELLDKYSIESAW, translated from the coding sequence ATGAAGCTCGCTGTCATGCAACCCTATTTTTTCCCCTACATAGGCTATTGGCAGTTGCTCCATGCCGCAGATACATTCGTGCTGCTTGATGATGTGCAGTACATTCAGGGTGGCTGGATCAACAGGAACAGAATATTGAAGCTGGGCGGTGGCTGGCGATATATATCTGTGCCGCTGAAGAAGCATTCGGCAAACGAACCCATAAAAAATATCCATGCGCATGGTAATGACTGGAAGCTGCCCATCCTGCGGCAATTGGAACATTATGGGCATAAAAACCGGGCGCCGCATTACCGCGAGGTGAAGGAGTTGCTGCAAGAGATTTTTTCAAGAATCGGGAACGAAGAGAGCATCGTCAAGATCAACGAATCTATCGTTCATGAGGTATGCCAATATCTGGGCGTCACCACGCGGGTGCTCACCTCGTCCAGCCAGAATCTGGACTATGCCAATGTCCATGATGCGGGGGAGTGGTCGTTAAGGATCGCGGAGCAGATGCGGGCGCGAGAGTATATAAATCCGATTGGCGGGAAAGGATTATTCGATCCGGGTAAATACCAGGCTAGTAATGTTAAACTTTCTTTCCTGAAAAGCGATGCGATCAATTACGCTCAGGGCGGCGAATTCGAGCCATCATTGTCCATAGTGGATGTTTTGATGTTTAACGGAGCGGCGGGAACACGGGAGTTGCTGGACAAGTACTCTATCGAATCCGCATGGTGA
- a CDS encoding tetratricopeptide repeat protein: MSKPGRNDPCSCGSGKKYKQCCLGKAEAMPGLATQTMKSAGHGSGANDVRLLFRDACLMQQQGRLDEALAVYKKVVALKPDYAEAYNNMGLALQQQGKLDESAACYGNSIMHKPEVASTHYNLGNLLQDQGRPDEAIASYRKALALKPDYVEAFSNLLLAMQYSNHYSPAETFAEHLRFAERFEAPLKPYRMAHANMRNPEKRLKVGYVSSDFRNHAVAHFMEPILTSHDKAKIEVYCYYNNLIHDRVTERIRVASDHWVPCVELSDEQLAARIRNDGIDILVDLSGHTGGNRLLVFARKPAPLQITWIGYPGTTGLEAMDYRLTDEALNPTGETERFYTETLLRLPNSCVFQPAAESPPANALPALAAGQITFACLNNPVKISQQAIRLWSRILLALPRSRLMLGNATDALLQQKLKDMFNQCGIGEARLVLHPRMSMADYLALHQQIDLALDSFPYNGGTTTSHSLWMGVPVISLTGDKAASRIGSTLLTRVGLGEFVARSEEEYFECALKVVGDLPGLAQIRQTLRNRIAENLNADPAQLTRSLEQLYRTIWREWCDT; the protein is encoded by the coding sequence ATGAGCAAACCCGGACGCAACGATCCCTGCTCCTGCGGCAGCGGTAAAAAATACAAGCAGTGTTGCCTCGGCAAAGCGGAGGCGATGCCTGGCCTTGCAACCCAAACCATGAAATCCGCCGGACACGGTTCCGGCGCGAACGATGTGCGACTTCTGTTCAGGGACGCCTGCCTCATGCAGCAACAAGGCAGGCTGGATGAGGCGCTTGCAGTTTATAAGAAAGTGGTCGCACTCAAGCCGGATTATGCGGAGGCGTATAACAACATGGGGCTTGCGCTGCAACAGCAGGGCAAGCTGGATGAGTCGGCTGCCTGCTATGGCAACTCGATCATGCACAAGCCCGAGGTTGCCAGTACGCACTACAACCTGGGAAACCTGCTCCAGGATCAGGGCCGGCCGGACGAGGCCATTGCCAGCTACCGCAAGGCGCTTGCGCTCAAGCCGGATTACGTCGAAGCCTTTAGCAATCTGCTTTTGGCGATGCAGTACTCCAACCATTACAGCCCGGCAGAAACCTTTGCCGAGCATTTGCGTTTCGCGGAGCGATTCGAGGCACCGCTCAAGCCATACCGGATGGCCCATGCAAATATGCGCAATCCGGAGAAGCGACTCAAGGTGGGTTATGTTTCCAGTGATTTTCGCAATCATGCCGTGGCGCATTTCATGGAGCCTATCCTGACTAGCCACGACAAGGCGAAAATCGAGGTCTATTGCTACTACAACAACCTGATTCATGATCGTGTCACTGAGCGCATCAGAGTGGCATCCGATCATTGGGTGCCATGCGTGGAATTATCCGACGAGCAACTGGCGGCGCGCATCCGCAACGATGGTATCGATATACTGGTTGATTTGTCCGGCCACACCGGAGGGAACCGCCTGCTGGTTTTTGCGCGCAAACCTGCACCACTACAGATCACCTGGATAGGCTATCCCGGCACTACCGGGCTGGAGGCGATGGATTATAGGCTGACCGATGAGGCATTGAATCCGACAGGAGAAACCGAGCGGTTCTATACCGAGACATTGCTGCGCTTGCCGAACAGTTGCGTCTTTCAGCCCGCTGCGGAAAGCCCTCCGGCTAATGCGCTGCCTGCGCTGGCAGCGGGGCAAATTACCTTTGCCTGTTTGAACAATCCCGTGAAAATCAGCCAGCAGGCGATTCGCCTGTGGTCGCGCATTTTGCTGGCGCTGCCTCGGTCCAGGTTGATGCTGGGCAATGCTACGGATGCCCTGTTGCAACAAAAGCTGAAGGATATGTTCAATCAATGCGGCATAGGCGAAGCACGGCTGGTGCTGCACCCGCGAATGTCGATGGCGGATTATCTGGCGCTGCACCAGCAGATAGATTTGGCGCTGGACTCGTTTCCCTACAATGGCGGGACGACCACCAGCCACTCCTTGTGGATGGGGGTGCCGGTCATCAGCCTGACAGGTGACAAGGCGGCCTCGCGCATAGGCAGCACGTTGCTGACGCGGGTGGGCCTGGGTGAGTTCGTTGCCAGATCGGAAGAAGAATATTTCGAGTGTGCGCTTAAGGTGGTGGGCGACCTGCCCGGACTGGCGCAGATACGGCAAACGCTTCGGAATCGGATAGCGGAGAATCTGAACGCTGATCCCGCGCAGTTGACGCGCAGTCTGGAGCAGTTGTACAGAACCATTTGGCGGGAATGGTGCGATACATGA
- a CDS encoding tetratricopeptide repeat protein: protein MAKHTAVMTKPGRNDPCLCGSGKKFKQCCMRLEEHKAVCGPSVANLLQAAIAHHRSGRLHQAEAIYQQILQQEPGHPDALHWLGVIAGQSGKKEVAVELIGSAITGKPVEPLFHNSLGIVLREQGKLDAAIASYRKALALKPDFALAHYNLGNALKEKGDWNEAITSYRKTIALEPGHAMAQNNLGLVFQDVGRLNEAIACYRRAAAISPDLAEAYCNLGMVFKDQGMLNAALTSFNQALSIKPDYADAYSNLLFTFAYNALLAPSEYLARARGWELACVPEPLRRVARSRTLRRLTFAGRRLRVGYVSGDFRQHAVSYFVEQLFAQHNRERLEIFAYSNSGMRDGVTERIQALVDHWTPVVNVSDMELLQRIEADGIDVLVDLSGHSGLNRMGVFAGRAAPVQVHYLGYCASTGLSAMDYWIGDEILTPPETDSHFSEQVWRLPRIWLSYDAQAAAPLSAWQPVQDGTIWVGSFNNLGKLTSATLALWAKVLHALPEGKLLLKTKGLADPGNCQRILGEMARHGVAADRIELQSGNITPGWKEHMAYYDRLDIALDPVGAMGGGTTTCDALWMGVPVVALEGDRMASRVTASMLNAIGHPEWVAQTGEEYVDKTIALARNVALRKALRTNQRERMSASPLCDAQGLATRLEDAYIEMFRRWQAAQGQRS, encoded by the coding sequence GTGGCAAAACACACAGCAGTCATGACCAAACCTGGACGTAACGATCCCTGCCTCTGTGGCAGCGGGAAAAAATTCAAACAGTGCTGTATGCGCCTCGAAGAGCATAAGGCAGTATGCGGCCCATCAGTCGCTAATCTTCTCCAGGCAGCGATCGCTCACCACAGATCCGGCCGCTTGCATCAGGCCGAAGCTATATATCAGCAAATACTCCAACAGGAGCCGGGTCACCCCGATGCCCTGCACTGGCTGGGCGTCATCGCAGGACAATCCGGGAAGAAAGAAGTGGCCGTTGAGCTTATCGGTAGCGCCATAACCGGCAAACCTGTAGAGCCGCTTTTCCACAATAGTCTGGGTATCGTTCTCCGTGAGCAAGGAAAACTGGACGCAGCCATTGCCAGTTACCGCAAGGCGCTTGCGCTTAAACCGGACTTCGCTTTGGCGCATTACAACCTGGGGAATGCGCTCAAGGAAAAGGGAGACTGGAACGAAGCAATTACCAGCTATCGCAAAACGATTGCGCTCGAACCCGGTCATGCCATGGCGCAGAATAATCTGGGGCTGGTCTTCCAGGATGTGGGCCGATTGAACGAGGCCATTGCCTGCTATCGCAGGGCGGCTGCAATTTCACCCGACCTTGCCGAGGCGTACTGTAATCTGGGGATGGTGTTCAAGGATCAGGGCATGCTGAATGCGGCGCTCACCAGCTTCAATCAGGCGCTATCAATCAAGCCTGATTATGCGGATGCTTATTCCAACCTCCTGTTCACCTTCGCCTATAACGCCCTGCTTGCTCCATCAGAGTATCTTGCGCGCGCGCGCGGTTGGGAGCTGGCTTGCGTGCCAGAGCCGCTTAGGCGTGTGGCGCGGAGTCGGACTTTAAGGAGGTTAACATTTGCCGGGAGACGGCTGCGAGTAGGCTACGTCTCCGGTGATTTTCGCCAGCATGCGGTGAGCTATTTCGTGGAGCAGCTCTTCGCTCAACATAACAGGGAGCGGCTGGAGATATTTGCCTACTCCAATTCAGGTATGCGTGATGGCGTAACGGAGCGGATACAAGCGTTGGTGGATCACTGGACTCCCGTGGTAAATGTATCTGATATGGAATTACTGCAACGTATCGAAGCGGATGGCATAGATGTACTGGTTGACCTGTCGGGCCATTCCGGCCTCAATCGTATGGGCGTGTTTGCTGGCCGCGCTGCGCCGGTGCAGGTGCATTATCTGGGCTATTGCGCCAGCACAGGCTTGAGTGCGATGGATTACTGGATAGGCGACGAGATTCTGACGCCGCCGGAGACGGATAGCCATTTCAGCGAACAGGTCTGGCGGCTGCCCCGGATATGGCTGAGCTATGATGCCCAGGCGGCAGCCCCGCTTTCTGCATGGCAGCCGGTGCAAGACGGGACGATATGGGTGGGCAGCTTCAACAATCTGGGTAAGCTGACTTCTGCTACTTTAGCGCTTTGGGCAAAAGTGCTGCATGCATTGCCTGAAGGGAAGCTGTTGCTGAAGACCAAAGGATTGGCCGATCCAGGCAATTGCCAGCGCATCCTGGGCGAGATGGCCAGGCATGGCGTGGCGGCGGATCGCATCGAACTTCAGTCCGGCAATATCACGCCTGGCTGGAAAGAACATATGGCGTACTACGACCGCCTGGATATTGCATTGGATCCGGTCGGAGCGATGGGTGGCGGCACCACGACTTGCGATGCGCTATGGATGGGCGTGCCGGTTGTTGCGCTGGAAGGTGATCGTATGGCTTCGCGCGTGACGGCTTCAATGCTTAACGCAATCGGGCATCCGGAATGGGTGGCCCAAACCGGGGAGGAATATGTTGATAAAACCATTGCTCTTGCGCGCAATGTAGCGTTGCGCAAGGCGTTGAGGACAAACCAGCGCGAACGCATGTCCGCGAGTCCGTTGTGCGATGCGCAAGGCTTGGCTACTCGTCTGGAAGATGCCTACATTGAGATGTTCAGACGGTGGCAAGCTGCCCAAGGTCAACGATCATGA